The following proteins are encoded in a genomic region of Coffea eugenioides isolate CCC68of chromosome 6, Ceug_1.0, whole genome shotgun sequence:
- the LOC113774690 gene encoding heparanase-like protein 3, with amino-acid sequence MGYLVVYYVGLCIWLSLFSYSSIFAYSEIVKDTGTAQGFVFVDGISAIGEIDDDFICATLDWWPPEKCDYGTCSWDHASLLNLDLNNIILLNAVKAFSPLKIRLGGTLQDNVIYQTQSNQRCHSFVKNSSELFGFTQGCLPSSRWDELNSFFKKSGAEIIFGLNALNGRRIRSGGSAVGAWDSSNAEAFIRYTVEKGYNIYGWELGNELCGGGVGTRVAPDQYASDTIVLRNKVQEIYKDVANKPIVLAPGGFFDVNWFTDFLRRTNNAVNAATHHIYNLGPGVDEHLIEKILSPSYLDGEADTFSKLKGVLKNSGTSASAWVGEAGGAYNSGRDGVSNAFVYSFWYLDQLGMASAYDTKAYCRQSLIGGNYGLLDTTTFVPNPDYYSALLWHQLMGRNVLATNFTGTKKIRAYAHCAKQSKGITLLLINLDGSNSVQVKVAYNGTILHRHKHGHHHSRPKYIQLPQPRKIGSATREEYHLTAKGGDLHSRTMLLNGNELTVGNSGEIPQLRPQIVPASEPINIAPCSIVFAHIEYLNLQACN; translated from the exons ATGGGTTATTTAGTAGTGTACTACGTGGGATTGTGTATATGGTTGTCTTTGTTTAGTTATAGCTCCATTTTCGCGTACTCTGAGATTGTAAAAGACACTGGAACAGCCCAAGGCTTTGTATTTGTAGATGGGATTAGTGCCATTGGAGAAATAGATGACGATTTCATTTGTGCCACCTTGGATTGGTGGCCACCTGAGAAATGTGACTATGGAACCTGTAGCTGGGACCATGCTTCCCTTCTCAATCTG GATCTTAACAacataattttattaaatgcaGTAAAAG CTTTTTCACCATTAAAGATTAGACTTGGGGGCACCTTGCAAGATAATGTCATATATCAAACTCAGAGTAATCAACGCTGCCATTCATTTGTTAAGAATTCCTCAGAGTTGTTTGGCTTCACCCAAGGGTGCCTTCCTTCGTCCAGATGGGATGAATTAAACTCCTTTTTCAAGAAATCTGG GGCTGAAATTATATTTGGTTTGAATGCTCTGAATGGGAGGAGAATAAGGTCTGGTGGTTCAGCTGTTGGAGCTTGGGATTCCTCAAATGCTGAAGCTTTTATTCGTTACACTGTTGAAAAGGGCTACAACATATATGGTTGGGAACTTG GAAATGAACTGTGCGGCGGTGGAGTTGGGACAAGGGTTGCACCTGATCAGTATGCTTCTGATACAATCGTATTACGCAACAAAGTGCAAGAAATCTACAAGGATGTAGCAAACAAGCCAATTGTTTTAGCGCCGGGAGGATTCTTTGATGTCAACTGGTTTACAGATTTTTTGCGCAGAACCAACAACGCTGTAAATGCAGCCACCCACCACATATATAATCTAGGACCAG GAGTGGATGAGCACCTTATTGAAAAGATTCTAAGTCCGTCGTATCTCGATGGTGAGGCTGATACATTTAGTAAACTCAAGGGCGTTCTCAAGAATTCTGGGACTTCTGCCTCTGCTTGGGTTGGTGAGGCCGGAGGGGCATACAACAGCGGCCGAGACGGTGTGTCGAACGCATTTGTGTACAGCTTCTG GTATCTGGATCAGCTTGGCATGGCATCTGCTTATGATACAAAGGCTTACTGCAGGCAGTCATTGATTGGGGGAAACTACGGCTTGCTCGATACCACAACTTTTGTACCTAATCCAGATTACTACAG TGCTCTTCTTTGGCACCAGTTGATGGGAAGAAACGTTTTAGCAACGAACTTCACAGGCACAAAGAAGATTCGTGCCTATGCTCATTGTGCAAAGCAATCC AAAGGCATCACTTTGCTGCTGATCAACCTAGATGGCAGCAATTCTGTCCAGGTCAAAGTGGCATACAATGGCACAATACTCCACAGACACAAACACGGGCATCATCACTCCAGACCCAAGTACATTCAATTACCTCAACCCAGAAAAATAGGATCTGCCACAAGAGAGGAGTACCACCTGACCGCTAAGGGTGGTGACTTGCATAGCCGGACTATGCTGCTAAATGGGAATGAGCTAACTGTGGGTAACTCTGGGGAAATTCCTCAACTGAGGCCTCAAATTGTCCCTGCTTCAGAGCCAATAAATATTGCTCCTTGCTCCATTGTATTTGCTCACATAGAGTACCTTAATCTCCAAGCTTGCAACTAG